A genomic region of Eucalyptus grandis isolate ANBG69807.140 chromosome 5, ASM1654582v1, whole genome shotgun sequence contains the following coding sequences:
- the LOC104441565 gene encoding putative germin-like protein 2-1, producing MAKSVLLICSLGLVFAFAAADNSSLQDFCVAEAGSSVLVNGQACKDPETVQANDFSFSGLHLPGNKSNPVGSKVTPVTVAQLPGLNTLGISMARIDIAPWGINPPHTHPRASEILLALEGTLEVGFITSNPDNRLISKILQKGDVFVFPQGLIHYQRNTGYGNAVAIAALGSENPGVITIANVVFGSMPDISVDILAKAFKVDKTVVSQIQSKF from the exons ATGGCGAAAAGTGTACTTTTGATTTGTTCCTTGGGTCTGGTGTTTGCTTTTGCGGCTGCTGATAATAGCTCTCTCCAGGATTTCTGTGTCGCTGAAGCTGGCAGTTCAG TTCTCGTGAATGGCCAAGCATGCAAGGACCCCGAAACAGTTCAGGCAAATGACTTCTCCTTCAGTGGGCTCCATCTTCCAGGCAACAAGTCAAACCCTGTTGGCTCCAAGGTCACCCCGGTGACCGTGGCCCAGCTCCCAGGGCTCAACACTCTTGGAATCTCCATGGCGCGCATCGACATCGCACCATGGGGAATCAACCCACCCCACACTCACCCACGAGCCAGCGAGATTTTGCTAGCCTTGGAAGGAACCCTCGAAGTGGGGTTCATCACTTCCAACCCCGACAACCGCCTCATTTCCAAGATCTTGCAAAAGGGTGATGTGTTTGTCTTCCCTCAAGGCCTTATCCATTACCAGAGAAATACTGGTTATGGGAATGCAGTTGCCATTGCAGCTCTTGGTAGTGAAAACCCTGGTGTCATTACAATCGCTAATGTCGTGTTTGGGTCGATGCCTGATATTTCTGTAGACATTCTTGCCAAGGCATTCAAAGTTGATAAAACTGTTGTTAGCCAAATTCAGTCAAAATTTTAG
- the LOC104441564 gene encoding putative germin-like protein 2-1 produces MVKSVLLICFLGLAFAFAAADDSPLQDFCVAQAGSSVSVNGLACKDPKTVQANDFSFGGLHLPGNTSNPVGSKVTPVTVNQLPGLNTLGISMARIDIAPWGINPPHTHPRATEILLVLEGTLEVGFVTSNPDNRLISKILQKGDVFVFPQGLIHYQRNTGFGNAVAIAALGSQSPGVITIANVVFRSMPHISVDILAKAFQVDKTVVSQIQSKF; encoded by the exons ATGGTGAAAAGTGtgcttttgatttgtttcttgGGTCTAGCATTTGCTTTTGCGGCAGCTGATGATAGCCCTCTCCAGGATTTCTGTGTTGCTCAAGCTGGCAGTTCAG TGTCCGTGAATGGCCTAGCTTGCAAGGACCCCAAAACAGTTCAGGCAAATGACTTCTCCTTCGGTGGGCTTCATCTTCCAGGCAACACGTCAAACCCTGTCGGCTCCAAGGTCACGCCAGTGACCGTGAACCAGCTCCCAGGGCTCAACACTCTCGGAATTTCCATGGCGCGTATCGACATCGCACCATGGGGAATCAACCCGCCCCACACTCACCCACGAGCCACCGAGATCTTGTTAGTCTTGGAAGGAACCCTCGAAGTAGGGTTCGTCACTTCCAACCCCGACAACCGCCTCATTTCGAAGATCTTGCAAAAGGGTGACGTGTTCGTGTTCCCCCAAGGCCTTATCCATTACCAGAGAAATACCGGTTTTGGGAATGCAGTGGCTATTGCAGCTCTTGGTAGCCAAAGCCCTGGTGTTATTACAATCGCTAATGTTGTGTTTAGGTCGATGCCTCATATTTCTGTAGACATTCTAGCCAAGGCATTCCAAGTTGATAAAACTGTTGTTAGccaaattcaatcaaaattttag